The following are encoded in a window of Microcaecilia unicolor chromosome 7, aMicUni1.1, whole genome shotgun sequence genomic DNA:
- the LOC115474232 gene encoding histone H2B-like, protein MKPGTAAKKEPGTSKADRPALKTRKGKRKETYSSFIFKILKQVHPDLSLSRLAMDILNCLNNDMFERLASEAARLALYNKRSTITSQEIQDAVRLVLPGALAKHAVSEASKAVAKYLGAR, encoded by the exons ATGAAGCCTGGCACTGCTGCCAAGAAGGAGCCTGGAACCAGCAAAGCAGACAGGCCTGCCCTAAAGActagaaaggggaagaggaaggagactTATTCCAGCTTCATCTTCAAAATTCTGAAACAA GTGCACCCTGATCTGAGCTTGTCCCGCTTGGCCATGGACATCCTGAACTGTTTAAACAATGATATGTTTGAGCGTCTGGCCTCTGAGGCTGCCAGGCTGGCTCTGTATAACAAGAGAAGCACCATCACCAGCCAGGAGATCCAGGATGCAGTGAGGCTGGTGCTCCCTGGGGCGCTTGCCAAGCATGCCGTGTCGGAGGCCAGCAAAGCAGTAGCAAAGTATCTTGGTGCTAGGTGA